One part of the Acetoanaerobium sticklandii genome encodes these proteins:
- a CDS encoding energy-coupling factor ABC transporter ATP-binding protein, protein MMAIKILNLSFKYKDSKEYILSNLSINIKEGEITAILGESGSGKSTLCKCICGLIPKLYQGDISGEVLLFGENINNIALSEIASKVGIIFQNPSTQLFSPTIEDELAFGPENLCIDRDEIGKRIDEILKLIDMQSYRYDNPNNLSGGQQQLIAMASVLMMKPKILICDEIMSWIDEEKKEVIKDILIKLKGEGTTIIMVDHDMENIKIADNIIYI, encoded by the coding sequence ATGATGGCTATTAAAATTCTGAATTTAAGCTTTAAGTATAAGGACTCAAAAGAGTATATACTAAGCAATCTATCTATAAATATAAAAGAAGGAGAAATAACTGCAATTTTAGGAGAAAGTGGCAGTGGGAAAAGCACCTTATGTAAGTGCATCTGTGGTCTTATTCCCAAACTATATCAAGGAGATATTTCAGGAGAAGTGCTGTTGTTTGGAGAAAATATAAATAATATAGCTCTATCTGAAATTGCTTCTAAAGTTGGCATTATATTTCAAAATCCATCAACACAGCTATTTTCACCCACTATTGAAGATGAGCTGGCATTTGGACCAGAGAATTTATGTATAGATAGAGATGAAATTGGAAAGAGAATAGATGAAATCCTTAAATTAATAGATATGCAATCATATAGGTATGATAATCCAAATAATTTATCAGGAGGCCAACAGCAACTTATTGCAATGGCATCAGTTCTGATGATGAAGCCTAAAATACTAATATGTGATGAGATTATGTCATGGATTGATGAAGAAAAAAAAGAGGTTATTAAAGATATACTTATAAAGTTAAAGGGAGAAGGAACAACAATAATTATGGTAGATCATGATATGGAAAATATAAAAATTGCAGATAATATAATATATATTTAG
- a CDS encoding ECF transporter S component yields MNREKSLLGNYTVFDLVIIAIISSLGIATKPIIVPLVHILTGPLFIPGGAIAGGFYMLWIVLGIGYIKKIGTGTLIGVVQSILVIASGAMGTHGIMSIISYTCPGIVADLVFLVCRDKKYTVMHYIFGCMAANITGTAISNLLFFRLPSTVLLLLFSSAALSGAIGGLIASNIVKSLESMKLNI; encoded by the coding sequence ATGAATAGAGAAAAAAGCTTATTAGGAAATTACACAGTTTTTGACCTTGTAATTATAGCAATTATCTCTTCTCTAGGGATAGCAACAAAGCCAATTATAGTGCCCCTAGTCCATATTCTTACAGGACCTTTATTTATACCAGGAGGTGCTATTGCTGGAGGATTTTACATGCTTTGGATTGTTCTAGGAATTGGATATATAAAAAAAATTGGAACAGGGACACTTATAGGTGTTGTCCAGAGCATTTTAGTAATAGCAAGTGGAGCTATGGGTACGCATGGAATTATGAGTATTATTTCATATACTTGCCCAGGGATAGTTGCTGACCTTGTATTTCTAGTATGCAGGGACAAAAAATATACTGTTATGCATTATATTTTTGGATGTATGGCAGCGAATATAACTGGTACAGCTATTTCTAATTTACTATTTTTTAGGCTTCCTTCTACTGTGCTACTGCTTTTATTTTCAAGTGCAGCTTTATCGGGAGCTATTGGAGGGCTAATAGCATCAAATATCGTCAAAAGCTTAGAAAGTATGAAGTTGAATATATAG
- a CDS encoding energy-coupling factor ABC transporter ATP-binding protein gives MDNLIEIKNMKYQYHKDKKLFEKFSLQLDCKRTTVITGNNASGKTTLSKLIMGILKPLEGDIILFGDNSKNMTLSEIGQGIGYVFQYPERQLFTTSVIDELTFAEILKGEKKEAVMEKAEEMIELFALEKARDVYPFFLSYGEKKRLAIASALMSNPKYLILDEPTASLDKDKIINLSMILNKLEEKNVGKLIITHDKNFIKEHGERVIHLDGGRIVKDEAN, from the coding sequence ATGGATAATCTAATTGAAATAAAAAATATGAAATATCAATATCATAAAGATAAAAAGCTATTTGAAAAATTTTCCTTGCAATTAGATTGCAAAAGGACAACGGTTATCACAGGGAATAATGCTTCGGGAAAGACAACCTTGAGCAAGCTTATCATGGGAATTTTAAAACCACTTGAAGGAGATATTATTTTATTTGGAGACAATTCGAAAAACATGACTCTTTCTGAAATAGGTCAAGGTATAGGATATGTCTTTCAATATCCAGAAAGACAGCTTTTTACTACTTCTGTGATAGATGAGCTTACCTTTGCTGAGATCTTAAAAGGAGAAAAAAAGGAAGCGGTGATGGAAAAGGCAGAAGAAATGATAGAACTATTTGCTTTAGAAAAAGCAAGAGACGTTTATCCATTTTTTTTAAGCTATGGAGAGAAAAAAAGGCTTGCTATAGCTTCAGCTTTAATGAGCAATCCAAAATATCTTATTTTGGACGAACCCACAGCCTCTCTAGATAAAGATAAAATTATAAACCTTTCTATGATTTTAAATAAGCTTGAAGAAAAAAATGTTGGAAAACTTATCATAACTCATGACAAAAATTTTATAAAAGAGCACGGTGAGCGCGTAATCCACTTGGATGGGGGTCGAATTGTAAAGGATGAAGCAAATTAA
- a CDS encoding FMN-binding protein, protein MKNRKFYIIILGIILAVIGCSFILNNTASQEKLKIKAFYPEAQKIKLVKDIADDTFVSLNLPAVKRAYEVDGVIKAFVVSCVGYVGPIEVLAALDDESDELKGIEILNHNETVGYAEHIEENWFLERFKGIGANKYLNLVVLDKEKPEDIIQVTGATVSSQAVVNAVNAAIGAYQYKVRGIEMEKVPDVVSQEIWENDVNSFVINWDGGSQRIDTKKLKDFEQLDMSVVLINTTGTKTPMKVKGPSLRTILEKQGLDLSKFEGVGITGRDGYYTMIDREKLEANEVILVWEVDGKELKEEEKPVRVALPNEMGPYWVKMVSSIDLYEQISPKEIDKVYMFDALTGDIEPYYYEYYGSKDKSIEIGKILNKFDFVDEKGFFTMAASDGLIKNETISIVRQRYFIKVDGENAPMNIAPNFKLGMNVKEMTHFSTTKDAVIFPKSMEKVVRIKEIQGQQGLLLEDVLITSGMIWEEDIALNVVNIDGSEILLDLKELSNYYITYKDKNVYLFHKDTQLMKNVLRIEKR, encoded by the coding sequence ATGAAAAACAGAAAATTTTATATAATAATTTTGGGGATAATACTTGCTGTAATTGGGTGCTCATTTATTCTAAACAATACTGCGTCGCAGGAAAAATTAAAAATCAAAGCGTTTTATCCTGAGGCTCAAAAAATCAAATTAGTAAAAGATATAGCTGATGATACATTTGTTTCTCTTAATTTACCTGCTGTAAAAAGAGCTTATGAGGTAGATGGAGTAATAAAGGCTTTTGTAGTTAGTTGTGTTGGGTATGTTGGTCCAATTGAAGTATTGGCTGCCTTAGATGACGAGAGTGATGAACTCAAAGGAATAGAAATACTAAATCACAATGAAACAGTTGGATATGCTGAGCATATAGAAGAAAACTGGTTTTTAGAAAGATTTAAAGGTATAGGGGCAAATAAATATTTGAATTTAGTCGTACTAGATAAGGAAAAACCTGAGGACATAATTCAGGTTACGGGTGCTACAGTGAGTTCGCAGGCAGTTGTTAATGCAGTAAATGCGGCAATAGGAGCTTATCAATATAAAGTGCGTGGTATAGAAATGGAAAAAGTGCCTGATGTAGTTTCGCAAGAGATTTGGGAAAATGATGTCAATAGCTTTGTAATCAACTGGGATGGTGGTTCTCAAAGAATTGATACCAAAAAGCTAAAAGATTTTGAACAGCTCGATATGAGTGTAGTATTAATTAATACTACAGGAACCAAGACTCCTATGAAAGTAAAGGGACCGAGCCTTAGAACTATTCTGGAAAAGCAAGGGCTGGATTTAAGCAAATTTGAAGGAGTGGGCATCACAGGCAGAGATGGCTACTATACCATGATAGACAGAGAAAAGTTAGAAGCAAATGAAGTTATTTTGGTCTGGGAAGTAGATGGAAAGGAATTAAAGGAAGAAGAAAAGCCTGTTAGAGTTGCACTGCCAAATGAGATGGGACCTTACTGGGTGAAAATGGTTTCGAGTATAGACTTATATGAACAAATATCTCCTAAGGAGATAGATAAAGTCTATATGTTTGATGCTTTAACTGGAGATATAGAACCATACTATTATGAGTATTATGGAAGCAAAGACAAATCTATTGAGATAGGGAAAATCCTAAATAAGTTTGATTTTGTGGATGAAAAAGGCTTTTTTACCATGGCGGCTTCTGATGGACTGATAAAAAATGAAACGATTTCTATAGTGAGACAAAGGTATTTCATTAAAGTTGATGGGGAAAATGCACCTATGAACATAGCTCCAAACTTTAAACTTGGAATGAATGTAAAAGAAATGACTCATTTCTCAACTACAAAGGATGCAGTAATCTTTCCCAAAAGCATGGAAAAAGTTGTTAGAATAAAAGAAATACAAGGACAGCAGGGCTTGCTCCTTGAAGATGTACTAATTACTTCGGGAATGATATGGGAAGAAGACATAGCTTTGAATGTAGTCAACATAGATGGTTCCGAGATTTTATTAGATTTAAAAGAGCTTTCAAATTACTATATTACCTACAAAGATAAAAATGTGTATTTATTTCATAAAGATACTCAGCTAATGAAGAATGTATTAAGGATAGAAAAGCGATGA
- a CDS encoding FMN-binding protein: MRLKKRSLIQLLITSFIVLNFVTYGLYINDFIEFKFLSIGDLNPYGGWSALKSSFTEVAYSFRGITKPIALTISIVVTATLFGRIFCGYICPIGAMQDFFKFLGSRFGIKEKKLPRSKFFVPEVIKYFILILILILSIFGLGQYISKLSVWLAFANIFVGINLQIGTFLLVLTIIGSLIYKRVFCRCLCPLGAIQGLLYAIGPLKIKKEKTCNGCSNCFLSCPVDITTSEETYISPECINCLSCTEKTCLRDSSGYFVSFAGKKLKNSTYLAMGIGLMLFTYFCLPAIPLHEEYSGAMDLKGIKNGSYKGIGTGFGGNIKVRVTIKNQKINKIDIISHNETPGYFEEVYKNMTVQIIETQSLNIDGVSGATVTSRAFINGVKSGLSQALDKE; the protein is encoded by the coding sequence ATGAGATTAAAAAAGCGTAGCCTTATTCAATTATTGATAACTTCTTTTATTGTTTTAAATTTTGTAACCTATGGTTTATACATAAATGATTTTATTGAGTTTAAATTTCTATCTATAGGCGATTTAAATCCTTATGGTGGATGGAGCGCTTTAAAATCCTCATTTACAGAGGTAGCATATAGTTTTAGGGGAATAACTAAGCCGATTGCACTTACAATTTCAATTGTAGTTACTGCTACTTTATTTGGTAGAATTTTTTGTGGATATATTTGTCCCATAGGTGCTATGCAGGATTTTTTTAAATTCCTTGGGAGTAGATTTGGAATCAAAGAAAAAAAACTTCCAAGAAGTAAGTTTTTTGTTCCTGAAGTTATTAAATACTTCATACTGATATTAATATTGATTCTAAGCATTTTTGGATTAGGACAATACATCTCAAAGCTTTCAGTATGGCTAGCCTTTGCTAATATCTTCGTAGGAATAAATCTTCAAATAGGAACATTTTTATTAGTTTTAACCATAATAGGATCTTTAATTTATAAAAGAGTATTTTGCAGGTGCTTATGTCCGCTTGGAGCTATTCAAGGCCTTCTTTATGCCATTGGACCACTAAAAATCAAAAAAGAAAAAACCTGCAATGGATGCTCAAATTGCTTTTTAAGCTGTCCTGTAGATATTACCACTAGTGAAGAAACTTATATATCGCCAGAGTGTATAAACTGTCTTAGTTGTACGGAAAAGACGTGTTTAAGGGATTCCTCAGGCTACTTTGTAAGCTTTGCTGGAAAAAAGCTGAAAAATAGCACTTATTTAGCCATGGGTATAGGCTTAATGCTTTTCACATATTTCTGTCTTCCAGCAATCCCATTACATGAAGAGTATTCAGGAGCTATGGATTTAAAGGGAATAAAGAATGGAAGCTATAAGGGTATAGGGACAGGGTTTGGAGGGAATATTAAGGTTAGGGTGACTATAAAAAACCAGAAAATAAATAAAATAGACATTATAAGTCATAATGAAACTCCTGGATACTTTGAAGAGGTTTATAAAAATATGACAGTTCAAATTATTGAAACTCAAAGTTTAAATATAGATGGTGTAAGTGGAGCTACAGTAACTAGTAGAGCTTTTATAAATGGAGTAAAAAGTGGACTTAGTCAAGCTTTGGATAAAGAATAA
- a CDS encoding alkaline phosphatase family protein, with protein sequence MRIAKIIVLVTLIISNLFLVGCGSESKLQKNNSLELNGVTVFNKDENLVKNYRPKEKIHFKELVKESSEYISIITGDGSVRKTTADIYLSSDSNGVNITYKDKIISDVVGIYLHDNLYSIRDAFYDAKEYLDSEEKVMVILLDGFSLNQYNYAKENNYIEYISKYYRNEALSVYTPVTNAGFAAIITGENPNINGVHDRSFRSMNVDSMFAYALSKKKQAILLEADIKILDTEIEPKLHVDSNNDKNIDDEIFETAKSVAKDEYDLIFVHFHGIDDRGHAYGPQALETMNYIKQIDGYIQELSSIWNGPIILTADHGMHKFEDGGSHGNCIQEDMLVPYFKKEQ encoded by the coding sequence ATGAGGATAGCTAAGATAATTGTACTAGTAACATTAATAATTTCGAATTTATTTCTTGTGGGCTGCGGCTCTGAATCTAAATTACAAAAGAATAACTCTTTGGAGCTAAATGGAGTAACTGTATTTAATAAAGATGAGAACTTGGTTAAAAATTATAGGCCAAAAGAAAAAATACATTTTAAAGAACTGGTTAAAGAAAGTAGTGAGTATATTTCAATAATAACTGGAGATGGTTCTGTAAGAAAAACTACAGCTGATATTTATCTCTCAAGTGATTCAAATGGAGTAAATATAACCTATAAAGATAAAATAATAAGTGATGTTGTAGGCATTTATTTACATGATAATTTGTACAGTATAAGGGATGCTTTTTACGATGCAAAAGAATATTTGGATTCTGAGGAAAAAGTAATGGTGATATTGCTTGATGGATTCTCGCTTAATCAGTACAACTATGCAAAAGAGAACAACTATATAGAATATATTAGCAAGTATTACAGAAATGAAGCTTTGAGTGTATATACACCGGTTACGAATGCGGGGTTTGCTGCCATTATAACTGGTGAAAATCCCAATATAAACGGAGTTCATGATAGAAGCTTTAGAAGTATGAATGTAGATAGTATGTTTGCTTATGCTTTGAGCAAGAAAAAGCAAGCGATACTGCTTGAAGCCGATATAAAAATTCTAGATACTGAAATCGAACCCAAACTCCATGTTGATTCTAATAATGATAAAAATATAGACGACGAAATATTTGAAACAGCAAAATCAGTAGCTAAGGATGAGTACGATTTGATATTTGTACATTTTCATGGAATTGATGATAGAGGACATGCTTACGGACCTCAAGCTTTAGAAACTATGAATTATATAAAACAAATCGATGGGTATATTCAAGAACTTAGTAGCATCTGGAATGGACCAATAATATTGACAGCAGATCATGGGATGCATAAATTTGAAGATGGTGGAAGTCATGGAAACTGTATACAAGAAGATATGCTAGTACCTTATTTTAAAAAGGAGCAATAA
- a CDS encoding molybdopterin-dependent oxidoreductase: MNQPNIEEQKKLLENSEILLLANQQEYLIGLNDLMVIGEEEFTSVLDTSSTNPTNHKYTGVQLKNILSHYQIDLDESSALVLSGMDNYSVAYTTEEILKNNNVYIVFKEDGNYLGSKENGGRGPYESIVVADDFSNRRCKWLTRIECVK, translated from the coding sequence TTGAATCAGCCAAATATTGAAGAGCAAAAAAAATTATTAGAAAACTCTGAGATTCTGCTTTTGGCAAATCAGCAGGAATATTTGATAGGATTAAATGATTTGATGGTGATAGGAGAAGAAGAGTTTACCTCAGTACTAGATACATCTTCTACCAATCCAACAAACCATAAGTATACTGGTGTACAGTTGAAAAATATATTATCCCATTATCAAATAGATTTAGATGAAAGCTCGGCTTTAGTACTTAGTGGAATGGACAATTATTCAGTAGCCTATACTACTGAGGAGATACTTAAGAATAACAATGTTTATATTGTTTTTAAAGAAGATGGAAACTATCTGGGAAGTAAAGAAAATGGAGGAAGAGGCCCCTACGAATCTATAGTAGTAGCTGATGATTTTAGCAACAGAAGATGCAAATGGCTTACAAGAATCGAGTGTGTAAAATGA